A single genomic interval of Antechinus flavipes isolate AdamAnt ecotype Samford, QLD, Australia chromosome 1, AdamAnt_v2, whole genome shotgun sequence harbors:
- the LOX gene encoding protein-lysine 6-oxidase isoform X1 → MHFPSPAVILLRLHLCVHLGYILQVACQQPRRDPPPPAVWRQKIQWENNGQVFSLLSLGSEYQPPRRRAPAASSSAVSSVSSSLPQTPVLLLRNNSTSQRSRPLPSVGAPVHNSRRQPAARHWFQAGYQPSGQRHQAGPSASTLPAVTSTTSSSPGGRARGSSPASQDRNRTPAASHPTLSNLRAPSRVDGMVGDDPYNPYKYADDNPYYNYYDTYERPRPGSRHRPGYGTGYFQYGLPDLVPDPYYIQASTYVQRMSMYNLRCAAEENCLASSAYRSDVRDYDNRVLLRFPQRVKNQGTSDFLPSRPRYSWEWHSCHQHYHSMDEFSHYDLLDASTQRRVAEGHKASFCLEDTSCDYGYYRRYACTAHTQGLSPGCYDTYNADIDCQWIDITDVKPGNYILKVSVNPSYLVPESDYSNNVVRCDIRYTGHHAYASGCTISPY, encoded by the exons atgcaTTTCCCTTCACCCGCAGTTATTCTTCTTCGGTTGCATCTGTGCGTACACTTGGGCTATATTTTGCAAGTGGCTTGCCAGCAGCCCCGACGGGACCCTCCTCCTCCAGCAGTATGGAGGCAAAAGATTCAGTGGGAGAACAACGGGCAGGTGTTCAGTCTTCTGAGTCTGGGCTCTGAGTACCAGCCTCCGCGCCGAAGGGCTCCAGCCGCTAGTTCCTCCGCAGTCTCCTCAGTCTCCTCCTCGCTGCCCCAGACGCCAGTCTTGCTGCTCAGAAATAATAGCACTTCACAGCGCTCTCGTCCGCTGCCGTCTGTGGGAGCCCCGGTGCACAACAGCAGGCGGCAGCCTGCGGCGCGGCACTGGTTCCAGGCTGGTTATCAGCCGTCTGGGCAACGGCACCAGGCCGGACCATCGGCTTCCACCCTCCCTGCTGTCACCTCCACCACCAGCAGCAGCCCTGGGGGCCGTGCTCGGGGCTCCAGTCCTGCCTCCCAGGACCGCAACCGGACCCCTGCGGCTAGTCACCCCACTCTAAGCAATCTCAGAGCTCCTAGCCGAGTGGATGGTATGGTGGGCGATGACCCCTACAATCCTTACAAGTACGCAGACGACAACCCCTATTACAATTACTATGACACTTACGAAAGACCACGTCCAGGAAGTAGGCACAGACCTGGCTATGGGACTGGATACTTCCAGTATG GTCTCCCAGACCTGGTGCCAGATCCCTACTACATTCAGGCGTCCACGTACGTGCAGAGGATGTCCATGTACAACTTGAGATGTGCTGCGGAGGAAAACTGTCTTGCCAG TTCAGCATACAGGTCCGATGTCAGAGATTATGATAACCGAGTGCTGCTAAGATTTCCCCAACGAGTGAAAAATCAAGGGACATCAGATTTTTTACCAAGCAGACCAAGATATTCATGGGAGTGGCACAGCTGTCACCA ACATTACCACAGTATGGATGAATTCAGCCACTATGACTTACTTGATGCCAGTACTCAGAGGAGAGTGGCTGAAGGCCATAAAGCAAGTTTTTGCCTTGAGGATACTTCTTGTGATTATGGATACTATAGACGATATGCCTGTACAGCACACACACAA gGACTGAGCCCTGGGTGCTACGATACCTATAATGCAGATATAGATTGTCAGTGGATTGATATTACAGATGTAAAACCTGGAAACTACATTCTGAAG GTCAGTGTGAATCCCAGCTATTTAGTGCCTGAGTCTGATTATTCAAACAATGTTGTACGCTGTGACATCCGATACACAGGACATCATGCATATGCCTCTGGTTGTACAATTTCACC gTACTAa
- the LOX gene encoding protein-lysine 6-oxidase isoform X2, translated as MHFPSPAVILLRLHLCVHLGYILQVACQQPRRDPPPPAVWRQKIQWENNGQVFSLLSLGSEYQPPRRRAPAASSSAVSSVSSSLPQTPVLLLRNNSTSQRSRPLPSVGAPVHNSRRQPAARHWFQAGYQPSGQRHQAGPSASTLPAVTSTTSSSPGGRARGSSPASQDRNRTPAASHPTLSNLRAPSRVDGMVGDDPYNPYKYADDNPYYNYYDTYERPRPGSRHRPGYGTGYFQYGLPDLVPDPYYIQASTYVQRMSMYNLRCAAEENCLASSAYRSDVRDYDNRVLLRFPQRVKNQGTSDFLPSRPRYSWEWHSCHQHYHSMDEFSHYDLLDASTQRRVAEGHKASFCLEDTSCDYGYYRRYACTAHTQGLSPGCYDTYNADIDCQWIDITDVKPGNYILKVSVNPSYLVPESDYSNNVVRCDIRYTGHHAYASGCTISP; from the exons atgcaTTTCCCTTCACCCGCAGTTATTCTTCTTCGGTTGCATCTGTGCGTACACTTGGGCTATATTTTGCAAGTGGCTTGCCAGCAGCCCCGACGGGACCCTCCTCCTCCAGCAGTATGGAGGCAAAAGATTCAGTGGGAGAACAACGGGCAGGTGTTCAGTCTTCTGAGTCTGGGCTCTGAGTACCAGCCTCCGCGCCGAAGGGCTCCAGCCGCTAGTTCCTCCGCAGTCTCCTCAGTCTCCTCCTCGCTGCCCCAGACGCCAGTCTTGCTGCTCAGAAATAATAGCACTTCACAGCGCTCTCGTCCGCTGCCGTCTGTGGGAGCCCCGGTGCACAACAGCAGGCGGCAGCCTGCGGCGCGGCACTGGTTCCAGGCTGGTTATCAGCCGTCTGGGCAACGGCACCAGGCCGGACCATCGGCTTCCACCCTCCCTGCTGTCACCTCCACCACCAGCAGCAGCCCTGGGGGCCGTGCTCGGGGCTCCAGTCCTGCCTCCCAGGACCGCAACCGGACCCCTGCGGCTAGTCACCCCACTCTAAGCAATCTCAGAGCTCCTAGCCGAGTGGATGGTATGGTGGGCGATGACCCCTACAATCCTTACAAGTACGCAGACGACAACCCCTATTACAATTACTATGACACTTACGAAAGACCACGTCCAGGAAGTAGGCACAGACCTGGCTATGGGACTGGATACTTCCAGTATG GTCTCCCAGACCTGGTGCCAGATCCCTACTACATTCAGGCGTCCACGTACGTGCAGAGGATGTCCATGTACAACTTGAGATGTGCTGCGGAGGAAAACTGTCTTGCCAG TTCAGCATACAGGTCCGATGTCAGAGATTATGATAACCGAGTGCTGCTAAGATTTCCCCAACGAGTGAAAAATCAAGGGACATCAGATTTTTTACCAAGCAGACCAAGATATTCATGGGAGTGGCACAGCTGTCACCA ACATTACCACAGTATGGATGAATTCAGCCACTATGACTTACTTGATGCCAGTACTCAGAGGAGAGTGGCTGAAGGCCATAAAGCAAGTTTTTGCCTTGAGGATACTTCTTGTGATTATGGATACTATAGACGATATGCCTGTACAGCACACACACAA gGACTGAGCCCTGGGTGCTACGATACCTATAATGCAGATATAGATTGTCAGTGGATTGATATTACAGATGTAAAACCTGGAAACTACATTCTGAAG GTCAGTGTGAATCCCAGCTATTTAGTGCCTGAGTCTGATTATTCAAACAATGTTGTACGCTGTGACATCCGATACACAGGACATCATGCATATGCCTCTGGTTGTACAATTTCACCGTAA